A stretch of the Salarias fasciatus chromosome 3, fSalaFa1.1, whole genome shotgun sequence genome encodes the following:
- the ndrg2 gene encoding protein NDRG2 encodes MTTEMQEIAITEEKPLLTGQADSTKDAELAARILLDQGQEHSVETPHGVLHVTLHGTRTTRRPAILTFHDVGLDSKSCFSTLFKFEEMQEIVKNFTLIHIDAPGQEEGAAPYPAGYQYPSMETIAEMIPAVLQFFNFRTVIGVGVGAGAYILSKFTLANPDAVEGLVLVNIDTNARGWMDWAAQKLSSVTHSLTEQILSHLFSQEELSSNTDLVQSHRERITKAANLANIELLWKTYNSRRDLNIDRNSTFKCPVMLVVGDQAPYEDAAVECNSKLDPTTTSFLKMADAGGLPQLTQPAKLTEAFKYFIQGMGYMASSCMTRLSRSRTTSLSSSYSMDGSRSRSRTLSQGSQGGQMPPSPSQTMEVSC; translated from the exons ATGACCACGGAGATGCAGGAGATCGCCATCACGGAGGAGAAGCCGCTGCTGACGGGTCAGGCCGACTCCACCAAG gATGCTGAGCTGGCTGCCAGGATCCTGCTGGACCAGGGACAG GAGCACAGTGTGGAGACGCCGCACGGCGTCCTGCACGTGACCCTGCACGGCACCCGGACCACCCGCCGGCCCGCCATCCTCACCTTCCACGACGTGGGCCTGGACA GTAAGAGCTGCTTCTCCACGCTCTTCAAGTTCGAGGAGATGCAGGAGATCGTCAAGAACTTCACCCTGATCCACATCGACGCCCcggggcaggaggagggcgcCGCCCCGTACCCCGCCGg ttaTCAGTATCCCTCCATGGAGACCATCGCAGAGATGATCCCGGCCGTCCTGCAGTTCTTCAA TTTCCGGACCGTGATCGGCGTCGGGGTGGGAGCAGGAGCCTACATCCTGTCCAAGTTCACG ctcgcCAACCCAGACGCAGTGGAAGGTCTGGTCCTGGTCAACATCGACACCAACGCCCGGGGCTGGATGGACTGGGCGGCTCAGAAG ctcagctcagtgACTCACTCCCTGACGGAGCAGATCCTGTCTCACCTCTTCAGCCAG GAGGAGCTGTCGTCGAACACAGACCTGGTCCAGAGCCACAGAGAGCGCATCACCAAGGCCGCCAACCTGGCCAACATCGAGCTGCTGTGGAAGACCTACAACAG ccgcagAGACCTGAACATCGACCGCAACAGCACCTTCAA GTGTCCGGTGATGCTGGTGGTCGGCGACCAGGCTCCGTACGAAGACGCCGCG GTGGAGTGCAACAGCAAGCTGgaccccaccaccacctccttcctgaag ATGGCCGACGCCGGAGGCCTCCCCCAGCTCACCCAG CCGGCGAAGCTGACGGAGGCGTTCAAGTACTTCATCCAGGGGATGGGCTACA TGGCGTCCTCCTGCATGACCCGCCTGTCCCGCTCCCGCACcacctccctgtcctcctcctacTCCATGGACGGGTCGCGCTCTCGCTCCCGCACCCTGTCGCAGGGCTCGCAGGGGGGCCAGATGCCCCCCAGCCCCTCCCAGACCATGGAGGTGTCCTGCTGA
- the tspan5a gene encoding tetraspanin-5a produces MTGNQFKGHEVSCCIKYFIFGFNILFWLLGMALVGIALWAWSEKGVLSNISSITDLGGLDPVWLFMVVGGVMFILGFAGCIGALRENTFLLKFFSVFLGIIFFLELTTGVLAFVFKDWIKDQLNLFINNNIRAYRDDIDLQNLIDFTQEYWECCGAFGADDWNLNIYFNCTDGNPSREKCGVPFSCCTKDPAEDVINTQCGYDIRAKPDAEQKDYINVKGCVPQFEKWLQDNLTLVAGIFIGVALLQIFGICLAQNLVSDIEAVRASCFFT; encoded by the exons ATGACGGGGAACCAGTTCAAAGGTCACGAGGTCAGCTGCTGCATCAAGTACTTCATCTTCGGCTTCAACATCCTCTTCTGG ctcctgGGCATGGCCCTGGTGGGAATCGCACTGTGGGCCTGGAGTGAGAAG GGGGTTCTGTCCAACATCTCGTCCATCACGGACCTGGGGGGTCTGGACCCGGTCTGGCTCTTcatggtggtggggggggtcaTGTTCATCCTGGGCTTCGCCGGCTGCATCGGGGCGCTGCGGGAGAACACCTTCCTGCTCAAGTTT TTCTCCGTCTTCCTGGGGATCATCTTCTTCCTGGAGCTGACCACGGGGGTCCTGGCCTTCGTCTTCAAGGACTGGATCAAAGACCAGCTCAACCTGttcatcaacaacaacatccGGGCGTACCGGGACGACATCGACCTGCAGAACCTCATCGACTTCACCCAGGAATAC TGGGAGTGCTGCGGGGCCTTCGGCGCCGACGACTGGAACCTCAACATCTACTTCAACTGCACCGACGGGAACCCCAGCCGGGAGAAGTGCGGCGTGCCGTTCTCCTGCTGCACCAAGGACCCGGCg GAGGACGTGATCAACACGCAGTGCGGCTACGACATCCGAGCCAAGCCG GACGCCGAGCAGAAGGACTACATCAACGTGAAGGGCTGCGTGCCGCAGTTCGAGAAGTGGCTGCAGGACAACCTGACGCTGGTGGCGGGGATCTTCATCGGCGTGGCGCTGCTGCAG atcTTCGGCATCTGCTTGGCTCAGAACCTGGTGAGCGACATCGAGGCGGTGCGAGCCAGCTG TTTTTTCACTTGA
- the rap1gds1 gene encoding rap1 GTPase-GDP dissociation stimulator 1 isoform X1, with amino-acid sequence MENLTDALEKLKLASTDKSSDSVESCLDCLLKALSNSNTEASMKIQEMGILLVLSSLLSPQSSYTPKVANIIAEVAKNEFMRSPCVEAGLIPPLIQLLSSSDQEVLLQTGRALGNICYDSHEGRRAVDLAGGAQIVAQHVKALYQNTEPGNQKLLTVFCGMLMNYSNDNDSLQAQLISMGVIPTLVKLLGVHSHNTALTEMCLIAFGNLAELESSKEQFASTNIAEELVRLFQKQTEHEKKEMIFEVLAPLAENDLIKLQLVEAGLVECLLEVVAQTVDGEREEDVSQLKTASDLMVLLLLGDESMQKLFEGGKGSVFQRVLSWIPSHNHQLQLAGALAIANFARNDGNCIHMVEAGIVQKLLELLDRHVGEGNVTVQHAALSALRNLAIPVVNKSKMLAAGVADVVLKFLPSEMPPVQFKLLGTLRMLIDTQGGAEAADQLGTNGKLVERLVEWCEAKDHAGVMGESNRLLSALIRHSKSKEVVKAVIQGGGVKHLVTMATSEHMIMQNEALVALGLIAALDLAAAEKDFVGSSLVSMLHKLLSDERSAPEIKYNSMILICAVMGSEPLHKEVQSLAFIDVVSKLRAHENKTVSHQASLTEQRLTAQS; translated from the exons ATGG agaacCTGACCGACGCcctggagaagctgaagctggCGTCTACGGACAAGAGCAGCGACAGCGTGGAGAGCTGCCTGGACTGTCTGCTCAAAGCGCTCAGCAACAGCA ACACTGAGGCCAGCATGAAGATCCAGGAGATGGGCATCCTGCTGGTGCTGTCCTCCCTGCTGAGCCCTCAGTCTTCCTACACCCCCAAAGTAGCCAACATCATCGCTGAAGTGGCCAAAAACG agTTCATGAGGAGTCCCTGCGTGGAGGCGGGCCTCATCCCTCCTCTAAtccagctgctgagctcctctgatCAGGAGGTGCTGCTGCAGACGGGCCGGGCTCTGGGGAACATCTGCTACGACAGCC ATGAGGGCAGGAGAGCAGTTGACCTGGCAGGAGGGGCTCAGATAGTAGCTCAACACGTTAAAGCCCTCTACCAAAATACTGAGCCGGGAAATCAGAAGCTGTTGACGGTTTTTTGTGGCATGCTGATGAACTATAGCAATGACAATG ACTCCCTGCAGGCCCAgctgatcagcatgggggtgatcccCACCCTGGTGAAGCTGCTCGGCGTCCACTCCCACAACACGGCGCTGACCGAGATGTGCCTCATCGCCTTCGGGAATCTGGCCGAGCTCG AGTCCAGTAAGGAGCAGTTCGCCTCCACCAACATCGCCGAGGAGCTGGTGCGTCTCTTCCAGAAGCAGACGGAGCACGAGAAGAAGGAGATGATCTTCGAGGTTCTGGCTCCGCTCGCAGAAAACG acCTGATCaagctgcagctggtggaggcgGGCCTGGTGGAGTGTCTGCTGGAGGTGGTGGCTCAGACGGTGGACGGCGAGCGGGAGGAGGACGTGTCTCAGCTGAAGACGGCGTCCGACCTgatggtcctgctgctgctgggag ACGAGTCCATGCAGAAGCTGTTCGAGGGGGGGAAGGGCAGCGTCTTCCAGAGAGTGCTGTCCTGGATCCCGTCCCACaaccaccagctgcagctggcGGGGGCGCTGGCCATCGCCAACTTCGCCCGGAACG ACGGCAACTGCATCCACATGGTGGAGGCCGGCATcgtgcagaagctgctggagctgctggaccgCCACGTGGGGGAGGGGAACGTGACGGTGCAGCACGCCGCGCTGAGCGCCCTGAGGAACCTGGCCATCCCAG tGGTCAACAAGTCCAAGATGCTGGCGGCGGGCGTGGCGGACGTGGTGCTGAAGTTCCTGCCGTCGGAGATGCCGCCGGTGCAGTTCAAGCTGCTGGGGACGCTGCGGATGCTCATCGACACGCAAGGTGGGG CCGAGGCGGCGGACCAGCTGGGCACCAACGGCAAGCTGGTGGAGCGGCTGGTGGAGTGGTGCGAGGCCAAGGACCACGCCGGCGTGATGGGCGAGTCCAACCGCCTGCTGTCGGCGCTCATCCGGCACAGCAAGTCCAAG gaagtggtgaaggcCGTCATCCAGGGGGGCGGGGTCAAGCACCTGGTCACCATGGCGACCAGCGAACACATGATCATGCAGAACGAGGCCCTGGTGGCTCTGGGCCTCATCGCCGCTCTGGATCTGG CGGCGGCGGAGAAGGACTTCGTGGGCTCCAGCCTGGTGTCCATGCTGCACAAGCTGCTGTCCGACGAGCGCAGCGCGCCGGAGATCAAGTACAACTCCATGATCCTGATCTGCGCCGTCATGGGATCCG aGCCGCTCCACAAGGAGGTGCAGAGCCTGGCGTTCATCGACGTGGTGTCCAAGCTGCGGGCCCACGAGAACAAGACGGTATCGCACCAGGCGTCGCTGACGGAGCAGCGGCTAACCGCCCAGAGCTAA
- the rap1gds1 gene encoding rap1 GTPase-GDP dissociation stimulator 1 isoform X4 has product MENLTDALEKLKLASTDKSSDSVESCLDCLLKALSNSNTEASMKIQEMGILLVLSSLLSPQSSYTPKVANIIAEVAKNEFMRSPCVEAGLIPPLIQLLSSSDQEVLLQTGRALGNICYDSHSLQAQLISMGVIPTLVKLLGVHSHNTALTEMCLIAFGNLAELESSKEQFASTNIAEELVRLFQKQTEHEKKEMIFEVLAPLAENDLIKLQLVEAGLVECLLEVVAQTVDGEREEDVSQLKTASDLMVLLLLGDESMQKLFEGGKGSVFQRVLSWIPSHNHQLQLAGALAIANFARNDGNCIHMVEAGIVQKLLELLDRHVGEGNVTVQHAALSALRNLAIPVVNKSKMLAAGVADVVLKFLPSEMPPVQFKLLGTLRMLIDTQAEAADQLGTNGKLVERLVEWCEAKDHAGVMGESNRLLSALIRHSKSKEVVKAVIQGGGVKHLVTMATSEHMIMQNEALVALGLIAALDLAAAEKDFVGSSLVSMLHKLLSDERSAPEIKYNSMILICAVMGSEPLHKEVQSLAFIDVVSKLRAHENKTVSHQASLTEQRLTAQS; this is encoded by the exons ATGG agaacCTGACCGACGCcctggagaagctgaagctggCGTCTACGGACAAGAGCAGCGACAGCGTGGAGAGCTGCCTGGACTGTCTGCTCAAAGCGCTCAGCAACAGCA ACACTGAGGCCAGCATGAAGATCCAGGAGATGGGCATCCTGCTGGTGCTGTCCTCCCTGCTGAGCCCTCAGTCTTCCTACACCCCCAAAGTAGCCAACATCATCGCTGAAGTGGCCAAAAACG agTTCATGAGGAGTCCCTGCGTGGAGGCGGGCCTCATCCCTCCTCTAAtccagctgctgagctcctctgatCAGGAGGTGCTGCTGCAGACGGGCCGGGCTCTGGGGAACATCTGCTACGACAGCC ACTCCCTGCAGGCCCAgctgatcagcatgggggtgatcccCACCCTGGTGAAGCTGCTCGGCGTCCACTCCCACAACACGGCGCTGACCGAGATGTGCCTCATCGCCTTCGGGAATCTGGCCGAGCTCG AGTCCAGTAAGGAGCAGTTCGCCTCCACCAACATCGCCGAGGAGCTGGTGCGTCTCTTCCAGAAGCAGACGGAGCACGAGAAGAAGGAGATGATCTTCGAGGTTCTGGCTCCGCTCGCAGAAAACG acCTGATCaagctgcagctggtggaggcgGGCCTGGTGGAGTGTCTGCTGGAGGTGGTGGCTCAGACGGTGGACGGCGAGCGGGAGGAGGACGTGTCTCAGCTGAAGACGGCGTCCGACCTgatggtcctgctgctgctgggag ACGAGTCCATGCAGAAGCTGTTCGAGGGGGGGAAGGGCAGCGTCTTCCAGAGAGTGCTGTCCTGGATCCCGTCCCACaaccaccagctgcagctggcGGGGGCGCTGGCCATCGCCAACTTCGCCCGGAACG ACGGCAACTGCATCCACATGGTGGAGGCCGGCATcgtgcagaagctgctggagctgctggaccgCCACGTGGGGGAGGGGAACGTGACGGTGCAGCACGCCGCGCTGAGCGCCCTGAGGAACCTGGCCATCCCAG tGGTCAACAAGTCCAAGATGCTGGCGGCGGGCGTGGCGGACGTGGTGCTGAAGTTCCTGCCGTCGGAGATGCCGCCGGTGCAGTTCAAGCTGCTGGGGACGCTGCGGATGCTCATCGACACGCAAG CCGAGGCGGCGGACCAGCTGGGCACCAACGGCAAGCTGGTGGAGCGGCTGGTGGAGTGGTGCGAGGCCAAGGACCACGCCGGCGTGATGGGCGAGTCCAACCGCCTGCTGTCGGCGCTCATCCGGCACAGCAAGTCCAAG gaagtggtgaaggcCGTCATCCAGGGGGGCGGGGTCAAGCACCTGGTCACCATGGCGACCAGCGAACACATGATCATGCAGAACGAGGCCCTGGTGGCTCTGGGCCTCATCGCCGCTCTGGATCTGG CGGCGGCGGAGAAGGACTTCGTGGGCTCCAGCCTGGTGTCCATGCTGCACAAGCTGCTGTCCGACGAGCGCAGCGCGCCGGAGATCAAGTACAACTCCATGATCCTGATCTGCGCCGTCATGGGATCCG aGCCGCTCCACAAGGAGGTGCAGAGCCTGGCGTTCATCGACGTGGTGTCCAAGCTGCGGGCCCACGAGAACAAGACGGTATCGCACCAGGCGTCGCTGACGGAGCAGCGGCTAACCGCCCAGAGCTAA
- the rap1gds1 gene encoding rap1 GTPase-GDP dissociation stimulator 1 isoform X2: MENLTDALEKLKLASTDKSSDSVESCLDCLLKALSNSNTEASMKIQEMGILLVLSSLLSPQSSYTPKVANIIAEVAKNEFMRSPCVEAGLIPPLIQLLSSSDQEVLLQTGRALGNICYDSHEGRRAVDLAGGAQIVAQHVKALYQNTEPGNQKLLTVFCGMLMNYSNDNDSLQAQLISMGVIPTLVKLLGVHSHNTALTEMCLIAFGNLAELESSKEQFASTNIAEELVRLFQKQTEHEKKEMIFEVLAPLAENDLIKLQLVEAGLVECLLEVVAQTVDGEREEDVSQLKTASDLMVLLLLGDESMQKLFEGGKGSVFQRVLSWIPSHNHQLQLAGALAIANFARNDGNCIHMVEAGIVQKLLELLDRHVGEGNVTVQHAALSALRNLAIPVVNKSKMLAAGVADVVLKFLPSEMPPVQFKLLGTLRMLIDTQAEAADQLGTNGKLVERLVEWCEAKDHAGVMGESNRLLSALIRHSKSKEVVKAVIQGGGVKHLVTMATSEHMIMQNEALVALGLIAALDLAAAEKDFVGSSLVSMLHKLLSDERSAPEIKYNSMILICAVMGSEPLHKEVQSLAFIDVVSKLRAHENKTVSHQASLTEQRLTAQS; the protein is encoded by the exons ATGG agaacCTGACCGACGCcctggagaagctgaagctggCGTCTACGGACAAGAGCAGCGACAGCGTGGAGAGCTGCCTGGACTGTCTGCTCAAAGCGCTCAGCAACAGCA ACACTGAGGCCAGCATGAAGATCCAGGAGATGGGCATCCTGCTGGTGCTGTCCTCCCTGCTGAGCCCTCAGTCTTCCTACACCCCCAAAGTAGCCAACATCATCGCTGAAGTGGCCAAAAACG agTTCATGAGGAGTCCCTGCGTGGAGGCGGGCCTCATCCCTCCTCTAAtccagctgctgagctcctctgatCAGGAGGTGCTGCTGCAGACGGGCCGGGCTCTGGGGAACATCTGCTACGACAGCC ATGAGGGCAGGAGAGCAGTTGACCTGGCAGGAGGGGCTCAGATAGTAGCTCAACACGTTAAAGCCCTCTACCAAAATACTGAGCCGGGAAATCAGAAGCTGTTGACGGTTTTTTGTGGCATGCTGATGAACTATAGCAATGACAATG ACTCCCTGCAGGCCCAgctgatcagcatgggggtgatcccCACCCTGGTGAAGCTGCTCGGCGTCCACTCCCACAACACGGCGCTGACCGAGATGTGCCTCATCGCCTTCGGGAATCTGGCCGAGCTCG AGTCCAGTAAGGAGCAGTTCGCCTCCACCAACATCGCCGAGGAGCTGGTGCGTCTCTTCCAGAAGCAGACGGAGCACGAGAAGAAGGAGATGATCTTCGAGGTTCTGGCTCCGCTCGCAGAAAACG acCTGATCaagctgcagctggtggaggcgGGCCTGGTGGAGTGTCTGCTGGAGGTGGTGGCTCAGACGGTGGACGGCGAGCGGGAGGAGGACGTGTCTCAGCTGAAGACGGCGTCCGACCTgatggtcctgctgctgctgggag ACGAGTCCATGCAGAAGCTGTTCGAGGGGGGGAAGGGCAGCGTCTTCCAGAGAGTGCTGTCCTGGATCCCGTCCCACaaccaccagctgcagctggcGGGGGCGCTGGCCATCGCCAACTTCGCCCGGAACG ACGGCAACTGCATCCACATGGTGGAGGCCGGCATcgtgcagaagctgctggagctgctggaccgCCACGTGGGGGAGGGGAACGTGACGGTGCAGCACGCCGCGCTGAGCGCCCTGAGGAACCTGGCCATCCCAG tGGTCAACAAGTCCAAGATGCTGGCGGCGGGCGTGGCGGACGTGGTGCTGAAGTTCCTGCCGTCGGAGATGCCGCCGGTGCAGTTCAAGCTGCTGGGGACGCTGCGGATGCTCATCGACACGCAAG CCGAGGCGGCGGACCAGCTGGGCACCAACGGCAAGCTGGTGGAGCGGCTGGTGGAGTGGTGCGAGGCCAAGGACCACGCCGGCGTGATGGGCGAGTCCAACCGCCTGCTGTCGGCGCTCATCCGGCACAGCAAGTCCAAG gaagtggtgaaggcCGTCATCCAGGGGGGCGGGGTCAAGCACCTGGTCACCATGGCGACCAGCGAACACATGATCATGCAGAACGAGGCCCTGGTGGCTCTGGGCCTCATCGCCGCTCTGGATCTGG CGGCGGCGGAGAAGGACTTCGTGGGCTCCAGCCTGGTGTCCATGCTGCACAAGCTGCTGTCCGACGAGCGCAGCGCGCCGGAGATCAAGTACAACTCCATGATCCTGATCTGCGCCGTCATGGGATCCG aGCCGCTCCACAAGGAGGTGCAGAGCCTGGCGTTCATCGACGTGGTGTCCAAGCTGCGGGCCCACGAGAACAAGACGGTATCGCACCAGGCGTCGCTGACGGAGCAGCGGCTAACCGCCCAGAGCTAA
- the rap1gds1 gene encoding rap1 GTPase-GDP dissociation stimulator 1 isoform X3 — MENLTDALEKLKLASTDKSSDSVESCLDCLLKALSNSNTEASMKIQEMGILLVLSSLLSPQSSYTPKVANIIAEVAKNEFMRSPCVEAGLIPPLIQLLSSSDQEVLLQTGRALGNICYDSHSLQAQLISMGVIPTLVKLLGVHSHNTALTEMCLIAFGNLAELESSKEQFASTNIAEELVRLFQKQTEHEKKEMIFEVLAPLAENDLIKLQLVEAGLVECLLEVVAQTVDGEREEDVSQLKTASDLMVLLLLGDESMQKLFEGGKGSVFQRVLSWIPSHNHQLQLAGALAIANFARNDGNCIHMVEAGIVQKLLELLDRHVGEGNVTVQHAALSALRNLAIPVVNKSKMLAAGVADVVLKFLPSEMPPVQFKLLGTLRMLIDTQGGAEAADQLGTNGKLVERLVEWCEAKDHAGVMGESNRLLSALIRHSKSKEVVKAVIQGGGVKHLVTMATSEHMIMQNEALVALGLIAALDLAAAEKDFVGSSLVSMLHKLLSDERSAPEIKYNSMILICAVMGSEPLHKEVQSLAFIDVVSKLRAHENKTVSHQASLTEQRLTAQS, encoded by the exons ATGG agaacCTGACCGACGCcctggagaagctgaagctggCGTCTACGGACAAGAGCAGCGACAGCGTGGAGAGCTGCCTGGACTGTCTGCTCAAAGCGCTCAGCAACAGCA ACACTGAGGCCAGCATGAAGATCCAGGAGATGGGCATCCTGCTGGTGCTGTCCTCCCTGCTGAGCCCTCAGTCTTCCTACACCCCCAAAGTAGCCAACATCATCGCTGAAGTGGCCAAAAACG agTTCATGAGGAGTCCCTGCGTGGAGGCGGGCCTCATCCCTCCTCTAAtccagctgctgagctcctctgatCAGGAGGTGCTGCTGCAGACGGGCCGGGCTCTGGGGAACATCTGCTACGACAGCC ACTCCCTGCAGGCCCAgctgatcagcatgggggtgatcccCACCCTGGTGAAGCTGCTCGGCGTCCACTCCCACAACACGGCGCTGACCGAGATGTGCCTCATCGCCTTCGGGAATCTGGCCGAGCTCG AGTCCAGTAAGGAGCAGTTCGCCTCCACCAACATCGCCGAGGAGCTGGTGCGTCTCTTCCAGAAGCAGACGGAGCACGAGAAGAAGGAGATGATCTTCGAGGTTCTGGCTCCGCTCGCAGAAAACG acCTGATCaagctgcagctggtggaggcgGGCCTGGTGGAGTGTCTGCTGGAGGTGGTGGCTCAGACGGTGGACGGCGAGCGGGAGGAGGACGTGTCTCAGCTGAAGACGGCGTCCGACCTgatggtcctgctgctgctgggag ACGAGTCCATGCAGAAGCTGTTCGAGGGGGGGAAGGGCAGCGTCTTCCAGAGAGTGCTGTCCTGGATCCCGTCCCACaaccaccagctgcagctggcGGGGGCGCTGGCCATCGCCAACTTCGCCCGGAACG ACGGCAACTGCATCCACATGGTGGAGGCCGGCATcgtgcagaagctgctggagctgctggaccgCCACGTGGGGGAGGGGAACGTGACGGTGCAGCACGCCGCGCTGAGCGCCCTGAGGAACCTGGCCATCCCAG tGGTCAACAAGTCCAAGATGCTGGCGGCGGGCGTGGCGGACGTGGTGCTGAAGTTCCTGCCGTCGGAGATGCCGCCGGTGCAGTTCAAGCTGCTGGGGACGCTGCGGATGCTCATCGACACGCAAGGTGGGG CCGAGGCGGCGGACCAGCTGGGCACCAACGGCAAGCTGGTGGAGCGGCTGGTGGAGTGGTGCGAGGCCAAGGACCACGCCGGCGTGATGGGCGAGTCCAACCGCCTGCTGTCGGCGCTCATCCGGCACAGCAAGTCCAAG gaagtggtgaaggcCGTCATCCAGGGGGGCGGGGTCAAGCACCTGGTCACCATGGCGACCAGCGAACACATGATCATGCAGAACGAGGCCCTGGTGGCTCTGGGCCTCATCGCCGCTCTGGATCTGG CGGCGGCGGAGAAGGACTTCGTGGGCTCCAGCCTGGTGTCCATGCTGCACAAGCTGCTGTCCGACGAGCGCAGCGCGCCGGAGATCAAGTACAACTCCATGATCCTGATCTGCGCCGTCATGGGATCCG aGCCGCTCCACAAGGAGGTGCAGAGCCTGGCGTTCATCGACGTGGTGTCCAAGCTGCGGGCCCACGAGAACAAGACGGTATCGCACCAGGCGTCGCTGACGGAGCAGCGGCTAACCGCCCAGAGCTAA